CCCCGCACAAGCGGATCCAGCAGCTGCTCGACCGGCGGGCCCGGATGGCCGTCGAGGGCACCATCGACTGGGGCTTCGGCGAGATCATCGCCTTCGGCGCGCTGCTGCACGACGGGGTCACCGTCCGCCTCGCCGGGCAGGACTCGCGGCGCGGCACCTTCGTGCAGCGGCACGCCTCGGTGGTCGACGCGGAGACCGGCGACGACTACCTGCCGTTGCAGTCGCTGACCGGCGACGGCGAGCGGTCCCGGTTCTTCGTGCACGACTCGCTGCTGTCGGAGTACGCGGCGATGGGCTTCGAGTACGGCTACTCGGTGGAGAACCTCGACGCGCTGGTCTGCTGGGAGGCGCAGTTCGGTGACTTCGTCAACGGCGCCCAGTCGGTGATCGACGAGTTCATCTCCTCCGGCGAGGTGAAGTGGGGTCAGCGCTCCGCGATCACCCTGCTGCTGCCGCACGGCCACGAGGGGCAGGGACCGGACCACACCTCCGGGCGCCCGGAGCGGTTCCTCCAGCTCTGCGCGGAGGACAACATGCGGGTGGCCGTCCCGACCACCCCGGCGAACTACTTCCACCTGCTGCGTCGCCAGGCCCTCTCGCCGAAGCGCAAGCCGCTGGTGGTGTTCACGCCGAAGTCGCTGCTGCGGCACAAGCTCTGCGTCTCCTCGGTGGAGGACTTCACCACCGGCACCTTCGCCCCGGTGCTGGCCGACCAGGCTGCCCCGGCCGCCGACCAGGTCAAGCGGGTGCTGCTCTGCTCGGGCAAGGTCTACTACGACCTGTACCAGGCCCGGCAGGAGCGCGGCGTCACCGACACCGCGATCATCCGGCTGGAGCAGCTCTACCCGATGCCGGTGGAGGAGATCCGCGCCGCGCTCGCGCAGTACCCGAACGCGGAGGACTTCGCCTGGGTGCAGGAGGAGCCGGCCAACCAGGGCGCCTGGTCGTTCGTCGCGCTCAACCTGCTGGAGCACCTCGACGGGGTCCGGCTGCGCCGGATCTCCCGCCCGGCCGCCGCCGCCCCGGCCGTCGGCTCGGCGAAGATGCACGAGGTCGAGCAGCGCGCGCTGATCGAGGCGGCGCTCCCCCGCCCCTGACGAGATCCATCCCGGTCCCGTCCCACCGACCGGTGGGGCGGGGCCGGCCGGCTGCACCGGGGACGCCGGTGAGGAAGCGAGTAGGCGCATGTACTTCACCGACCGGGGCATCGAGGAACTGGTCGAGCGGCGCGGCGACGAGCAGGTCGGCCTGGCGTGGCTCGGCGAGCGGCTGCGGGACTTCGTCGACCTGAACCCCGAGTTCGAGACCCCGATCGAACGCTTCGCCACCTGGCTGGCCCGCCTCGACGACGAAGACGACGACTGATCACCGTACCGGGCCCAACGGCCCGGACGGGCGGGTCCGGGGGCCGGGCGCGACGAACCTGGATCTTGTAGCGTGGGTGCCGTGGCCCGGAGCGTGTATCTGACCAGCGTCGGCTCGGGCGGAGGGAAGTCGACCATCGCCCTCGGCCTCGCCGAGTTGTTGTCCCGGCAGGTCGGCGGGATCGGCGTGTTCCGTCCGCTGGTCGCGCAGGACCGGCCGGACCCGATCCTCACCCTGCTCAGCGAGCGGTACCGGGTGGGGCTGCCCGTGGCGGACCTGCACGGCACCACGTACGCCGAGGCGACCGCCCTGGTCGCGGACGGCCGCCGGGAGGAGCTGATCTCCCGGATCGTCGAGCGCTACCGGGACGTCGAACGGCGGTTCGCGGCGATGGTCGTGGTCGGCAGCGACTTCGCCGCCGCCGGTGACACCGCCGGTCCACGCGAACTGGCCTTCAACGCCCGGCTGGCCACGGAGTTCGGCAGCGTGGTGGTACCGGTGGTCGACGGCTTCGGGCAGCAGCCAGCGGCGATCGCCGCCGCCGCCCGCGGCGCGTACCACGACCTGGCGGACCTCGGCGCGACCGTGCTCACCGTGCTGGCCAACCGGGTGCCCGGCGCGATGACGCTGCCCCGCCTGCCGGTGCCCGCGTACGCCATCCCGGAGGTGCCGACGGTTTCCGCGCCGACGGTGGCCGAGGTGGCGGCGGCGCTCGGCGCCACCCTGCTCACCGGCGACGACACCGCGCTCGGCCGGGACGTGCTCGACTACGTGGTCGGCGCGGCGCACGTGCCGACCCTGCTGGAGCACCTGACCGAGGGCGCCCTGGTGATCATGCCGGGTGACCGGGACGACCTGCTGGTGGCCACGAGCGCCGCGCACGTGTCCGGGCAGGTGTCGCTGGCCGGGCTGGTGCTCACCCTCGGCGTGCCGCCCGACCCCAGGGCGATGCGGCTGGTGGAGGCGTTGAACGCCCGCCTCGCGGTCCTCTCGGTGACCAGCGACAGCTACCACACGGTCGCCGCGTCGAGCCGGATCGAGGGCCGGCCCAGCGCCGGCAACCCGCGCAAGGTGGAGGCCGCGCTCGGCGCGTTCGAGGCGCACGTCGACACCGTCGAGCTGGCCAGCCGGCTGCGGGTCAGCCGCTCCGCACGGGTCACCCCGCTGATGTTCGAGTACGACCTCATCGACCGCGCCCGCGCCCAGCGCCGGCAGCTGGTGCTGCCGGAGGGGACGGAGGGGCGCATCCTGCGCGCCACGGAGATCCTGCTGCGCCGGGGCGTGGCCGACCTGACCCTGCTCGGCCGCCCCGACGAGGTCGCCCGGCGCGCCCGGGAACTGGGCGTCGACATCGGCGCGGCCCGGGTGGTGGACCCGGCGACCAGCCAGTGGCGCGACGAGTTCGCCGAGGCGTACGCGAAGATGCGGGCCCACCGGGGGGTCACCGTCGAGCTGGCGCACGACATCGTGGCGCAGCCGAACTACTTCGGCACCATGATGGTGTGGGCGGGCCACGCCGACGGCATGGTCTCCGGCGCCACCCACACCACCGCGGCGACCATCCGGCCCGCGTTCGAGATCATCAAGAACCTGCCGGAGGTCTCCGTCGCCTCCAGCGTCTTCTTCATGCTGCTCGCCGACCGGGTGCTGGTCTACGGCGACTGCGCGGTCAACCGCGACCCGGACGCCGCCCAGCTGGCCGACATCGCGATCTCCTCGGCCGACACGGCGGCCCGGTTCGGCATCGAGCCCCGGGTGGCGATGCTGTCGTACTCCACCGGAAGTTCGGGCGCGGGCGCGGACGTGGAGAAGGTCGCGGCGGCCACCGCGCTGGTCCGCCAGCGCCGGCCCGAACTGGCCGTCGAGGGCCCGATCCAGTACGACGCGGCCATCGATCCGGCCGTGGCAGCCACCAAGCTGCCCGGCAGTGCGGTCGCCGGCCGGGCGACGGTCTTCATCTTCCCCGACCTGAACACCGGCAACAACACGTACAAGGCGGTGCAGCGCTCGGCCGGAGCGGTGGCCGTCGGGCCGGTGATGCAGGGCCTGCGCCGGCCGGTCAACGATCTCTCCCGGGGAGCCACCGTGCCGGACATCGTCAACACCGTGGCGATCACCGCCATCCAGGCCGCCGCCCTCGGTGAGGTGGCGCCGTGAGCAAGGTGCTGGTGCTCAACAGCGGGTCGTCGTCGGTCAAGTACCGGCTGTACGACGGCGACCACATCCTCGACAAAGGCACCGTCGAACGGATCGGCGAGCCGGGCGGCGGGCCACCCGACCACGCCGGCGCGATCCGGCAGATCCTGGCCGGGCTGGACCTGACCGGCCTCGCCGCCGTGGGTCACCGGGTGGTGCACGGCGGCCGGCGGTTCACCGCGCCGACGCTGGTGGACGACGCGGTGCTGGCCGCCATCACCGAGCTGGTGCCGCTGGCGCCGCTGCACAACCCGGCGAACCTCGCCGGCATCACGGTGGCCCGTGAGGCGCTGCCGGGGGTGCCGCAGGTCGCCGTCTTCGACACGGCGTTCCACCACACGCTGCCCGATTCCGCCGCCACCTACGCGATCGACCGGGAGGTCGCGCAGCGCTACGGCATCCGGCGGTACGGCTTCCACGGGACCTCGCACGCGTACGTCTCCCGGCGGACGGCGGAGCTGCTGGGCCGACCGTACGCCGAGGTGAACACGATCACCCTGCACCTGGGCAACGGGGCCAGCGCGTGCGCGGTCGCCGGTGGGCGCAGCGTCGCCACCTCGATGGGGATGTCCCCGCTGGAGGGCCTGGTGATGGGTACCCGCAGCGGCGACCTCGACCCGACCATCGTGTTTCATTTGCGCCGCGAGGGCGGGCTGGGCGTCGACGAGATCGACGACCTGCTCAACCACCGCAGCGGCCTGCTCGGGCTGACCGGGGCCAACGACGTACGCGAACTGCTCTCCCGCCGGGAGGCGGGAGACGAGTCGGCAACGCTCGCCTTCGACGTCTACTGCCGGCGGATCACCGGTTACGTGGGGGCGTACTACGCCCTGCTCGGCCACGTGGACGCGGTCACCTTCACCGCCGGTGTCGGCGAGCACGCCGCACCGGTACGCGCGGCGGCGCTGGCCGGGCTGGGCCGGCTCGGCATCGCCGTCGACCCGGGCCGCAACGCGGGCAGTGGCGACCGGCTCATCTCGCCGGACGGCGCGGAGGTAGCCGTCTGTGTCATCGGCACCGACGAGGAGCGGGAGATCGCCCGGGCTGCCCGGGCGGTGGTCACGGCGGACAGCTGACACCAAACCGGGCAGCTCAGCCGGCCCGGTTTGCTCAGCTGAAGGCGAGCCAGGTGGCCAGGGCGACCAGCACCAGCGCGGCCACGGCCACGGCGACGATCAGACCGGTACGCGACGCCGCCTCCGGCGGGGCATCCGGGTTGGCGAAGGCGCGGAACGCCTCGGTGTTGCCGCTCGGGTCGGTGTAGTTCTCAGCCATGCCGGGAACCTTAGCGAAACCGGACCAGCCGGACCGCCCCGTACGCCCGTACGCGCCGGGCGCCCGCCGTGGCGTACGACACGACAACCGCACCCGGGCGGGTGACCGGGGGGCCTACCGTGAGGCCGTGGGGATCAGATGGCGGCTCGCCGCGCCGACGACGGCGCTGCTCACGGCGTTGCTGATGGCGTGGCTGGCCGGCTGCGCGGCGGCCGGCGGCACGGCCGCACAGCCGGCGCCGGCCCGGCCGGCGCCGCAGGTGCCGTACGCGGTGGGTGTCCGGACGTTCACCGTCGATCCCACCTCGGAGCGCCCTCTCCCGGTCACCGTGTGGTACCCGGCGCAGGGCAGCCGGGTGGCCGACGGCCGGTTCCCCGTGGTCCTCTACAGCCACGGCCTGTCCAGCCTGCCCGAACTGCACTCCGGGCTGACCGCGCGATGGGCCGCCGCCGGCTTCGTGGTGGCCGCGCCGACGTACCCGCACACCCGGCGCGGCGCGGCCCGGTTCTCCCGGGCCGACGTACGCCACCAGCCGGCCGACGGGTGGCGGGTGATCCGGCACCTGGTCCGGCTCGACGGCCGCTCCGGCGACCCGCTCGCCGGCCATCTGGACGTGCAGCGGGTGGCGGCGGCCGGCAACTCGGCGGGCGGCTTCACCACGGCCGGCATGTTCACCGCCGGGCATCCGAAGCTGCTGCGGGCCGGCATCGTGATCGCCGGTGGCGGGATGGCGGGCAGCCTCGCCGGGCCGGCACCCATGCTCTTCGTGCACGGGACCGCCGATTCGGTGGTGCCGGTGAGCGTCGGTCGCGCCGCCTACCGTCGTACGCTCGGGCCGGTCGCGTTCCTGGGTCTGCTGGGGCAGGGACACGGCGACTACCTGATTCCCGGTCGGCCGGGCTTCGCCCAGGTGCTCGGTGCCACCACCGACTTCCTGCGCTGGACCCTCTACGGGGACCGCGAGGCCGCCCGCCGACTACCCACCCGAGCCCTCCTGCCCACCGTCACCACCTTCGAAACCCGCCCCGCCGCCTGATCCCCGCACCCGGGCCGCCGGGGTGCGAGGCAGAATCGGGGGCATGTTGCGTCGCGTCGTTTCCGTGGTGGTCGTCAGCGTGCTCTTCGGCGGGGGGCTGGTGGGGTGTTCCGCCGACCGCGAGGCGGCGGAGCGGGCCGATCCGCCGGCCACCGCCGCCGCGCCACCGGCCTCTCCGTCGGCCCCGGCGATTCCCGCCGGCAGCGCGCCCGAGCAGACCTTCGCGGTCGGCGTACGGCAGCTGCGGCTGAACCGCGACGGCGACCGGCCGCTGCCGGTGACCGTCTGGTACCCGGCGGACGGCCGGGCCGGCGGAAAGCCCGCGCGTGAGGCCACGGCCGCGGCCGGACGATTCCCGGTGGTCATGTTCAGCCACGGCCTGGGTGGCCGCCCCGACGACTACGACGCGCTACTGGTCAGCTGGGCCGCCGCCGGTTTCGTGGTGGCCGCGCCGACCTTTCCGAACACCTCACGGGGCGCGGGCGACCGCAACGTGCTCGACGTACTCAACCAGCCGGCCGACGTGTCGTACGCGTTGACCAGGGTGCTCGCCCTCGACGCCCGCGACGGCGATCCGCTGCGCGGCCGGCTGGCCACCGACCGGGTGGCCGCCGCCGGGCACTCGGCGGGCGGCGTGACCACCCTCGGGCTGTTCACCGCCGGTCGTGACGAGCGGCTGGCCGCCGGGATCGTCTTCGCCGGCACCGCCCTCGGGGTGGGCACCGCGTTCGCCGGCGCCGCCGCACCGCAACTGTTCGTGCACGGCGAGGCCGACGAGGTCGTGCGGTACGCCGCCGGCAAGGCCGTGTACGACAAGGTGCCCTGGCCGAAGGCGATGCTGAGCCTGCCCGACGGTGACCACGGCCGGGCCCTGCTGCGCGGTGAGGGGGCCGCGCTGCGGGTCGTCGCCGACACCACCACCGAGTTCCTGCGGTGGACCCTCTACGGCGACGCCGACGCCAAGGAGCGCATCCCCACCGCGGCCGCCCGCGACGACGTCGCCACCCTCGACAACCACCTGTGACCGAAGGAAGGGCCCCTTCCTAACGCCTCCGGTAGCGGAAGCGCCCCTTGTGACACACCAGCTCACGCGGTGTGGTCGACGACGACCTTGCCGAAGACCTGCCCGGAGTGCAGGCGGGCGAAGGCGTCGGCGACCCGGCTGAACGGCACCACGCTGTCCACCACCGGGCGCACCCCCCGCTCGGCGCAGAACGCCAGCAGGTCGGTCAGCTCGTCCGGCGTACCCATCGAGGTGCCCAGGATCTCCAGCTGCATGGCGAAGACCCGACGCAGGTTGACCTTCGGCTCGTGCCCGGCCGTCGCGCCGCAGACCACGATCCGCGCACCCGGGGCGGCCGACTTCAGCGAGTGGTCGAAGGTGGCCGCGCCGACCGTCTCGATCACCACGTCGACCCGCTCGGGCAGCCGCGCGCCGGACTCGACGGCGGTCGCCCCCAGCTCGGCGATCCGGGCCCGCTTGGCGGCGTCGCGGCTGGTCGCGTACACCCGCTTGCCCATGGCGGCGGCCAGCACCACCGCCGCGGTGGCCACGCCGCCCCCGGCACCCTGGACCAGGACGGCGTCGGCCTCGTCGACCCGGCCCTTGGCGGTGAGCATCCGCCACGCGGTCAGCCAGGCCGTCGGCAGGCACGCCGCGTCGGTCGCCGCCAGGCCCGCCGGTAGCGGCAGCAGGCTCGACCGGGGTACGGCCACCCGCTCGGCCAGCGTGCCGGGGAAGTGCTCGGAGAGGATGGACACGCCGCGCGGATCACCGGGGGTGGCCACCACCGGGTAGATGACCACCTCGTTGCCGTCCGGGTCCACGCCGACCGCGTCGCAACCCAGGATCATCGGCAGCTGCGCGGCGCGCAGCCCGACGCCGCGCAGCGACCAGAGATCGTGGTGGTTGAGCGAGCTGGCCGTGACGCGCAGGGTCACCCAGTCCTCGTCGGGCGGGCTCGGCTCGGGCTGCTTACCGACGGTGAGCGCGGCAAGCGGGTCGGCGTCGTCGAAGCGGGAGGCGAAGGCGGCACGCATGATCCGCACCGTAACAAGCTGAGCGCGGGTTAAGAAGGGGCCCTTGCGCTACCTGAGGGGTAAGGAGGGGCCCCTCCTTACCCCTCAGGCGCGGGCGACGCCGTCGCGGCGGGCGGCCTCGGCGACCGCCTCGGCGACGGCGGGGGCCACCCGGGGGTCCAGCGGCGAGGGCACGATGGCCTCGGGGGTCAGCGCCTCGGCGACCACGGAGGCGATGGCGTCCGCCGCCGCGACCTTCATGGCGTCGGTGACCCGCGTGGCCCGGGCCTGCAACGCGCCCCGGAACACGCCCGGGAAGGCCAGCACATTGTTGATCTGGTTCGGGTAGTCGCTGCGGCCGGTGGCGACCACCGCGACGTGCCGGGCGGCCACCTCCGGATGCACCTCCGGCGTGGGGTTGGCCAGCGCGAACACGATCCCGCCCGGGGCCATCCCGGCCACCGCCGACTCGGGGATCTGCCCGCCGGAGACCCCGATCAGCACGTCGGCGCCGCGCAGCGCTTCGGTGATGTCGCCCTGCCGGCCGTCGGCATTGGTCAACTCGGCCAGTTCGGCCTTGGTGTCGGTCAGCCCGGTGCGTTGCACGCAGATGATCCCCCGGGAATCGCAGACCACCACCTGCGCCGGTTCCACTCCGCCGGCCACCAGCATCCTGGTCACCGCCACCCCGGCCGCGCCCGCGCCGCTGACCACCACCCGCAGGTCACCGAGCTTGCGGTTGAGTAGCGTCGCGGCGTTGCGCAGCGCGGCCAGCACGACGATCGCGGTGCCGTGCTGGTCGTCGTGGAAGACCGGGATGTCCAGCGCCTCGTCGAGCCGCCGCTCCACCTCGAAGCAGCGGGGGGCGCTGATGTCCTCCAGGTTGATGCCGCCGAACGACGGCGCGAGTGCGGTGACCACCGCGACGATCTCGTCGACGTCCTGCGTGTCGAGGCAGACCGGCACCGCGTCGATCCCGCCGAACTGCTTGAACAGCACGGCCTTGCCCTCCATCACCGGCAGCGCGGCGCGCGGGCCGATGTTGCCGAGACCGAGCACGGCCGAGCCGTCGGTGACGACCGCGACGGCGTGCGAGGCCCAGGTGTAGTCGTCGGCGAGGGCCGGGTCGGCCGCGATCGCCTCGCAGACCCGGGCCACACCCGGGGTGTACGCGAGGGAGAGGTCGTCCCGATTGTTCAGCGGGACCGTCGAGGCGACGGCCATCTTGCCGCCCCGGTGCAGCCGGAAGACGGGATCAGCAGGATCCACGGTGGACGCAGGCATGGTGACTCCAGGATCTGTCGAGCAGCTGGACCAGCCGGTCGGGCGCACGGTGAGGCGAGCGAGCGGCGGCGCGCGGTGCGGGGGGTCACCCGGGCACTTCCGAGCATAGTCACGCCGGTGGGTCCAGTATGTGAGCAGGGTCATAACGGGTGGGACGGCACCCGACCGGGTCGAGGCCAGTAGCGAGCCACCACCCGACCCAGCACGTCGGCCACGCCGTACGCCCGGGAGTCGTCCGTGACCAGGCCGTTGTCCCCGGACAGCCACCACCCGCCGTCGACCGGGCGGACCGCGCGCTTGACCACCAGCAGATCCGGGCGGCTGCGGAAGACCGCGATCACCACGTCACCGGTCCGGATCGCGCGACCACCCCGGCGCACCAGCACCGCGTCGCCGTGCCGCAGCGTCGGCACCATGGACGGGCCGGTCACCAGTACGGCCGACAGCGGCCATCGCAGCCGGTGCGCGGGCATGGGTTTCACCTCCAGCGGCCTCGGGGACCACCGTCCAGGAGTAATGTCGTCTTGGATCATCGCAAACTTCCCATGGAGGATCCTGATGCGACTTCCACGCATCCTTGCGCCCCGCGTGACCGCGAGCGCCCACTGTGACCTGCCCTGCGGTGTCTACGACCCCGCGCAGGCCCGGATCGAGGCCGAGTCGGTGAAAATGATCTGCGAGAAGTACCAGGCCAACACCGATCCCGAGTTCCGCACCCGGGCCATCCTGATCAAGGAGCAGCGGGCCGAGCTGGTCAAGCACCACCTCTGGGTGCTCTGGACCGACTACTTCAAGCCGCCGCACTTCGAGAAGTACCCGAACCTGCACCAGCTGTTCAACGAGGCCACCAAGCTGGCCGGCGCCGCCGGCGCCAAGGGGGCCACCGATCCGGCCAAGGCCGACGAGCTGCTGCAGAAGATCGACGAGATCTCGAAGATCTTCTGGGAGACCAAGCAGGCGTGACATCGCCCGCGAATGGCACCTGCGTCGGCGGTCGACGCGTCCTCACCGGGACGCGTCGACCGCCGACCCGCCCCGCCCCGTCGGGCCACGTCCGCCCCGGGCCACCCGGCGCCGTCCGACCGCCGCGCTGACCGCCGCCGACCGTCCGGCGGCGCCAGCGGGTAGAGTCCCCGACCGGGGGGATGAGTGGTGACTCAACTGAGCGGCCAGCCGACGACCGACGACGACGTCGTGCACCTCACCGTGCCTGCGGACGGTGGATATCTCAGCGTTCTCCGGACCGCCACCGCCGGCCTCGCGGCCCGCCTCCAGTTCGCCCTGGACGAGATCGAGGATCTGCGCATCGCGGTCGACGAGGCGTGTGCCATGCTGCTCGCCATCGCCGCGCGGGAGGCCGAACTCGACTGTCGCTTCTCGGTCACCGAGGACGCGCTGACGGTCGAGGTGACCGTACCGACCGTGCCGGGCGCCAAACTTCCAGGGGAGTCGTCGTTCGCGTGGAAGGTGCTCACCGCACTGACCACGTCGGCGGATGCCGTCGCGGTCGACGGCCGGGCGACCATCTCCCTGCTCACCCGGCGGGCCGCCGGCTGGTGACCGGCCCCCGAGGGTCAGCGCGTCCTCGGTGACCGGCCCGGCGGGTCAGCTCGGCCGGTGACCGGCCCGGCGGGTCAGCTCACTCGAAGCCGAGGGCCCGGGTCGTGGGCGGGCTCACCAGCAACCAGGTGACGCCGACGCCGAGCGCGATCAGCGGTACGCCGAGCCAGCCCAGCCCGCCCTGGATCATGAACCAACCGATCGGCAGCAGCATGAGTTGGAGCACGATGGCCGGCGCCCGGGCGCCCGCCCGGCGCCGCACCAGCGCGCCGCCCAGCAACCAGAGGGCGACCGCGACACCGGCGGCGAAGGCCGTGACCAGCAGCGCCGACGCCAGGTCGGTGGCGGTGGCGGTGAGGTCGGCGACGATCAGCCAGGCGGCGACCAGCCCGACGGCGACCGCCTGGCCCCGTAGCAGCCGGACCGCCCAACGGAGCGTGACGGGGGTCGGGTCGGAGTCGATGGTCACGCGGTCACGATACCCGTGACGCTCCGGGGTACAGTGCCGCCCATGCGGGCCGTCCTGCTGGTCAATCCGAAGGCCACCACCACCAGCGAGCGCGCGCGGGACGTGCTGGTCCGCGCGCTGCGCAGCGAGGTCGACCTTTCCGTGCGCTACACCCGCCAGCGCGGTCACGCCACCACGCTGGCCCGGGAGGCGGCCGAGGAGGGCGTCGACGCGGTGGTCACCCTCGGTGGCGACGGCACGATCAACGAGGTGGTCAACGGGCTGATGACCGCGGCCACCGCCGGCGGCGCCGAGCCGACCGCCGAGCGGCTGCCGGCCCTGGCCACCGTGCCGGGCGGCTCGACCAACGTCTTCGCCCGGGCGTTGGGCCTGCCCCGGGAGTGGCCGGAGGGGGCCAGCATGATCCTGGAAGGTCTGCGGCTGGGCCGGCACCGGACGATCGGCCTCGGGCGGGCCGACGACCGTTACTTCACCTTCTGCGCCGGCTTCGGGCTCGACGCGGCGGTGATCCGCCGCGTCGAGGAGGCGCGCCGCCGCGGGCGGGTCTCCTCCTCCTCGCTCTACTTCCGCGCCTTCAGCGCACAGTTTCTCCTCGGCAACGAGCGGCGGCACCCGGCGATCCGGTTGGAGCGGCCGGGCGAGGCGACCGAGGACGAGTTGGCCACGGTCATCGTGCAGAACACCGCGCCGTGGACCTACGTCGGGGACCGTGAGGTCAACCCGAATCCGGAGGCGTCGTTCGATCTCGGGCTGGATGTGCTGGTCCTGCGCCAGCTAGGCGTCGCCAGCACGACACGCACCGTCACGCAGTTCTTCTCGCCGACGCCTGATCCACGAGGCCGTCAGGTTCTCCGGCTGCACGACGTGGCCGAGTTCATGCTGGTCGCGAGCCGTCCGCAGGCATTCCAGCTCGACGGCGACTATCTTGGCGAGCGGGAAAAAGTCAGATTCACCTCCGTTCCGGCCGCACTCAGAGTAATCTGTTAGGTCTCCGGTACCCACCGGGCGGAGTTG
This is a stretch of genomic DNA from Micromonospora sp. WMMD1082. It encodes these proteins:
- a CDS encoding chlorophyllase, which produces MLRRVVSVVVVSVLFGGGLVGCSADREAAERADPPATAAAPPASPSAPAIPAGSAPEQTFAVGVRQLRLNRDGDRPLPVTVWYPADGRAGGKPAREATAAAGRFPVVMFSHGLGGRPDDYDALLVSWAAAGFVVAAPTFPNTSRGAGDRNVLDVLNQPADVSYALTRVLALDARDGDPLRGRLATDRVAAAGHSAGGVTTLGLFTAGRDERLAAGIVFAGTALGVGTAFAGAAAPQLFVHGEADEVVRYAAGKAVYDKVPWPKAMLSLPDGDHGRALLRGEGAALRVVADTTTEFLRWTLYGDADAKERIPTAAARDDVATLDNHL
- a CDS encoding zinc-binding dehydrogenase; its protein translation is MRIMRAAFASRFDDADPLAALTVGKQPEPSPPDEDWVTLRVTASSLNHHDLWSLRGVGLRAAQLPMILGCDAVGVDPDGNEVVIYPVVATPGDPRGVSILSEHFPGTLAERVAVPRSSLLPLPAGLAATDAACLPTAWLTAWRMLTAKGRVDEADAVLVQGAGGGVATAAVVLAAAMGKRVYATSRDAAKRARIAELGATAVESGARLPERVDVVIETVGAATFDHSLKSAAPGARIVVCGATAGHEPKVNLRRVFAMQLEILGTSMGTPDELTDLLAFCAERGVRPVVDSVVPFSRVADAFARLHSGQVFGKVVVDHTA
- a CDS encoding alpha/beta hydrolase, whose translation is MGIRWRLAAPTTALLTALLMAWLAGCAAAGGTAAQPAPARPAPQVPYAVGVRTFTVDPTSERPLPVTVWYPAQGSRVADGRFPVVLYSHGLSSLPELHSGLTARWAAAGFVVAAPTYPHTRRGAARFSRADVRHQPADGWRVIRHLVRLDGRSGDPLAGHLDVQRVAAAGNSAGGFTTAGMFTAGHPKLLRAGIVIAGGGMAGSLAGPAPMLFVHGTADSVVPVSVGRAAYRRTLGPVAFLGLLGQGHGDYLIPGRPGFAQVLGATTDFLRWTLYGDREAARRLPTRALLPTVTTFETRPAA
- a CDS encoding NADP-dependent malic enzyme — its product is MPASTVDPADPVFRLHRGGKMAVASTVPLNNRDDLSLAYTPGVARVCEAIAADPALADDYTWASHAVAVVTDGSAVLGLGNIGPRAALPVMEGKAVLFKQFGGIDAVPVCLDTQDVDEIVAVVTALAPSFGGINLEDISAPRCFEVERRLDEALDIPVFHDDQHGTAIVVLAALRNAATLLNRKLGDLRVVVSGAGAAGVAVTRMLVAGGVEPAQVVVCDSRGIICVQRTGLTDTKAELAELTNADGRQGDITEALRGADVLIGVSGGQIPESAVAGMAPGGIVFALANPTPEVHPEVAARHVAVVATGRSDYPNQINNVLAFPGVFRGALQARATRVTDAMKVAAADAIASVVAEALTPEAIVPSPLDPRVAPAVAEAVAEAARRDGVARA
- a CDS encoding S24/S26 family peptidase, which encodes MPAHRLRWPLSAVLVTGPSMVPTLRHGDAVLVRRGGRAIRTGDVVIAVFRSRPDLLVVKRAVRPVDGGWWLSGDNGLVTDDSRAYGVADVLGRVVARYWPRPGRVPSHPL
- a CDS encoding DUF6104 family protein, with product MYFTDRGIEELVERRGDEQVGLAWLGERLRDFVDLNPEFETPIERFATWLARLDDEDDD
- a CDS encoding diacylglycerol kinase family protein is translated as MRAVLLVNPKATTTSERARDVLVRALRSEVDLSVRYTRQRGHATTLAREAAEEGVDAVVTLGGDGTINEVVNGLMTAATAGGAEPTAERLPALATVPGGSTNVFARALGLPREWPEGASMILEGLRLGRHRTIGLGRADDRYFTFCAGFGLDAAVIRRVEEARRRGRVSSSSLYFRAFSAQFLLGNERRHPAIRLERPGEATEDELATVIVQNTAPWTYVGDREVNPNPEASFDLGLDVLVLRQLGVASTTRTVTQFFSPTPDPRGRQVLRLHDVAEFMLVASRPQAFQLDGDYLGEREKVRFTSVPAALRVIC
- a CDS encoding acetate kinase translates to MSKVLVLNSGSSSVKYRLYDGDHILDKGTVERIGEPGGGPPDHAGAIRQILAGLDLTGLAAVGHRVVHGGRRFTAPTLVDDAVLAAITELVPLAPLHNPANLAGITVAREALPGVPQVAVFDTAFHHTLPDSAATYAIDREVAQRYGIRRYGFHGTSHAYVSRRTAELLGRPYAEVNTITLHLGNGASACAVAGGRSVATSMGMSPLEGLVMGTRSGDLDPTIVFHLRREGGLGVDEIDDLLNHRSGLLGLTGANDVRELLSRREAGDESATLAFDVYCRRITGYVGAYYALLGHVDAVTFTAGVGEHAAPVRAAALAGLGRLGIAVDPGRNAGSGDRLISPDGAEVAVCVIGTDEEREIARAARAVVTADS
- a CDS encoding ATP-binding protein codes for the protein MTQLSGQPTTDDDVVHLTVPADGGYLSVLRTATAGLAARLQFALDEIEDLRIAVDEACAMLLAIAAREAELDCRFSVTEDALTVEVTVPTVPGAKLPGESSFAWKVLTALTTSADAVAVDGRATISLLTRRAAGW
- the sodN gene encoding superoxide dismutase, Ni, which encodes MRLPRILAPRVTASAHCDLPCGVYDPAQARIEAESVKMICEKYQANTDPEFRTRAILIKEQRAELVKHHLWVLWTDYFKPPHFEKYPNLHQLFNEATKLAGAAGAKGATDPAKADELLQKIDEISKIFWETKQA
- the pta gene encoding phosphate acetyltransferase, with translation MGAVARSVYLTSVGSGGGKSTIALGLAELLSRQVGGIGVFRPLVAQDRPDPILTLLSERYRVGLPVADLHGTTYAEATALVADGRREELISRIVERYRDVERRFAAMVVVGSDFAAAGDTAGPRELAFNARLATEFGSVVVPVVDGFGQQPAAIAAAARGAYHDLADLGATVLTVLANRVPGAMTLPRLPVPAYAIPEVPTVSAPTVAEVAAALGATLLTGDDTALGRDVLDYVVGAAHVPTLLEHLTEGALVIMPGDRDDLLVATSAAHVSGQVSLAGLVLTLGVPPDPRAMRLVEALNARLAVLSVTSDSYHTVAASSRIEGRPSAGNPRKVEAALGAFEAHVDTVELASRLRVSRSARVTPLMFEYDLIDRARAQRRQLVLPEGTEGRILRATEILLRRGVADLTLLGRPDEVARRARELGVDIGAARVVDPATSQWRDEFAEAYAKMRAHRGVTVELAHDIVAQPNYFGTMMVWAGHADGMVSGATHTTAATIRPAFEIIKNLPEVSVASSVFFMLLADRVLVYGDCAVNRDPDAAQLADIAISSADTAARFGIEPRVAMLSYSTGSSGAGADVEKVAAATALVRQRRPELAVEGPIQYDAAIDPAVAATKLPGSAVAGRATVFIFPDLNTGNNTYKAVQRSAGAVAVGPVMQGLRRPVNDLSRGATVPDIVNTVAITAIQAAALGEVAP